The Desmodus rotundus isolate HL8 chromosome 2, HLdesRot8A.1, whole genome shotgun sequence region CACCCATTGATACCTGCAGGGCTCTGCTCTGGGACAGCAGCTCCGCTTCTCAGGCTGGTGTCTTAGTCCCTGAAAAAGTTTCTCGACGACTACCTTACCCACCTGTGTGCCCCACAATGACAAGCACAAGTCACTGCACACAGCACATGCTCGATGAACACCCACCTGTCAACTCGTGAGAGCAAAAGGCGTCTCATCCCCACAGAAACCCTGACCCTCAACTTTGTCCTCAAACTGCCTGATGGAGCAATTGAGAGAGGAAAACACTTACTCTGTGAAGTCATGATCCTTCAGAATGGAAATCTTTCTGTCCATCTGTTTATCCGCTGCTGGAAGATACTTAACAAGCACGTCTACATAAAAAAATCAGACTGAGATTTAGGGTGTAATTTAGACAAAAATATAAACCTTTCCTTCTCAGCTCACTTTCCCTCCCATTGGCAATCAAAACATATGTAAACAGTTTTACCTAattcacaccaaaaaaaaaaaaaaaaaacaccattcaAGTCCAACTCAGTGAGACTATTACCAGTCCTAGAAAAGCCACAAGAACTCCAAGGCGGAGGACCAACCAACACGTCAGCTCACGCTCCCACTAGGCAAAGCGACCAACAGAAGCAGGCAGGGGAGAGCTCGGCAGGACCGCGGGAACGCGCCCGCCGCCAGTGCAGGCTCTGCACAAGGACGAGGAGGCGCCCACGGTGCTGAGCCCTAAAAGTCAGAATTCACAGTGGTTGGGAGCCCGTGCCTACAGTCGGTCGTAAGCAACTGAAAGTGAATATGCAAAAATTAACAAAGCTATTATGCGTAATAGGGTCATGagggatttttctatttttaaatggtcttttaatatctgtttttgctttttaaacataataatagctaacacatAAACGTTCACAAGCCAGCACCTCATGGCCGTCAGTATTACATACACTCATTCTCATACTCAGACGCTGCTCTCCGAGCCAGTTTCCTGAGACACCCACAAGGCCCCGGTTCTGCTTTTCCAGTTCATTTTTGTAAACAGCATTACGACTCTGCCTATAGGATGGGCCTATAGGATGGAGCAGTATGACCTTGACCAAGGTTCTATTTCCACTAGAACTTACATTAAAACTACCCTAAATTACATACTTAGTAAGTCTGGCCATTTCTTCGTGGCCTAGGAAACTGTTCTCTGCTGCTTCAGGAGAAGGGGAACTCAGTCTTCTATGTGCTGTTTTTCACACCGTACTTAGAATTTCCACAGCATAAAATACCTAAATTACTACCTTAAAAAATAGCCAtaccaagccctggccaggtggctcagttggttagagcatcgtcctgatccaccaaggttgcaggttcaatccccggtcagggcacatacaagaagcaaccaatgaatgcataaataaatggaacaacaagttgatgtttctctctcaaaaaaaaaaaaaatcagtaaatacaaaagaatttttttttaatttttttaaaaatagccatacCAATGATGATGGCTTGTTAACAGGTCacaaaagaacataaataaaatcaatacttcagccctggctggatggctcagttggctagagcatcgatccaatacaccaaggttgtgggttcgatccctggtcagggcaccaaTAAAAGGGGGGGAAAATCATTATTTCATTGTGGCATTAAACCCCAAAACAAAGACTGTGTAATGTATTTATCTCTGTGATTAACACAGTGCTTTACATacaataggtgcttaataaatacctATTATTTGTTGCTTTCTAATCCTATCATATCTCTAGTGACAGTGAAATGTCTCAGTacaaaaatttccttttcttcccttttgttaatacatttatttccttAGCACGCtcccttctcttccattctaCTACCTGACCTAACACGACAAAACTCTTCTCGGCTCTTCGTATCGTCAATAGCGATCAAACCTTGTTGTTCTTACTTCATTATTACAACTACATGGGCAGTAAGAGTCAGGCTAGCCCCACCTAGGAGACAGTAAATGACAAGCATCTTAAGGTTTGCCCCTTttgttaaaacttaaaataaccGCATCCCCAGAGGGGGAAAAACGTCTACCATCTCAGGGATGAGAGAGCCCCAACCTTGGGCGACGTGCACACAGGCGTGGGGGTTGCAGGGGGGCACGAAGCCATACTCCAGGAGCAGCCGCTGGTTGTCATGGGGGCCGTAGCAGATGAGCACCTCTTCGTGCGGCCTCCAGCGTGAGCCCGTCCGAATCTCGTAACAGCGAGTCTCCTCATTAAATGCTGCGTTCACCTATACAGAAAAATCTGggtaaagcattttttaaagcaaaacacaGCACTAAGAAGACTAAGTCACTGCACTGACTTAAGCCAGGTGCCCTTGCACTCGCCACTGACTTGACCCACAGTTGGAACAGTGCCTGCCCCCACTGCGGCCCCTGGGGGGGATGGATGAACTCGGGACCCCTGACAATGGACCTCGTAGACAGCCAGGCGGGGAAGGGCCGGGCAGGCCCCACAGGGCTGCTCTAGGGGGCAGAGTCACCAGCGGGAGCCATTGGAGGCGGGCTTCATAGTGATAGGTCACCGGCTCCCTGGGTTCAGTGGAAAGACACCATTTGCCTGTTTGAGTGACTACGAGGCTGGTGGGGAGGTGAGGCCTGGTGGGCTGAGGGCCCAGTGGGGGCAGCTAGTCTGGCTGACAGAGAGACCAGCCAGGTGGGGAGCCTTCCCTGACAGCTTGGGGACTAACTATCTGGTGAGAGCAGAGGACTCCAGTTGGGCCTCTGGGGCCCTGTAAGGCCCAGAGAATTTCAGGTCCTACAATATGCAGCCGTCGAGCATGGTGTCACCGGCTGATACTGTCACCTGGATTTGCGACAATTTTGTGAGTTGATAGGTATGGAGGAAAACAAGACCTAACTGTCCCCCACAGTAAGGAGTCGGCAGAGGCACTGAGCCTCCTCACTTAGCAGCAGATCGAAGCAAGATGAGGCGAGCCGAGAAATCCCTACCTTGCGGCATGGACAACAGACCGGGGCCGTGGTTTGGCATTCCACGCCAAGAGCCAGCTGCCACGCGCTCCAGACGGGGGCACAGCCATCTTTTGCCATAAAGGCCAGAGAGTAAACCTCTTAGGCCCACCCAAGGCCCTTGAACCACCTGCCCCCAGGCTGCAGTAGGCAGTACCCTGCAGTCTACTGTAAAATGACTGGTCTGGGCACACATGCACTAACAGTCCCCAAAATAAAGCCACACCAAGGGTGCCTGAGTCCCTGTGTCCAGCCTCCCCCTGCACTACACGCCCCCAACATTATTTCAACCTCAACCACAGAAACACCCTCCTAGACCCGGCCTCCTTTGCTCGAGGTTTAGAGGCACAGCTTTCTACAGAAGTGACAAGCAGACAATCGACAAGACTGTCCTGGCCTCGGAAAGCGCAGTGAGGGCCTCCTGCACTCCCCTCCAATGACAATGGGCTAACCAGGTGCCACGGACTTCTcaggggggtgtggggtgtgAAGGGGACAGATGAGCACCAGTTCCAGCCACGGTGCCTCCAGGGGCACCCTGGGTAGGTACAGGGGTGCCTGCACACAGATGCCCCCCTCCACGGCTGGCCTCCACCCTGCGGGCCCACAGGAGGAAGCCCCCTCCTGTGCCGGGGGCAGACCTGGGGGATAGGAGGCTGCAACTCTCCCACAGCGGGATGCCTTCATGATCCCCAGACTCCTCCGAACAACAGCTGCCCAGCCAGTGAAGGTTTAGAGAAGGCCTGCTACACGGTAGGCCCTGAGCGAGCCCTGAGGTTACACTGAGGAACACGGCAAAGTCCCCGTCCTCCATGACAGCAGAGCTCAGAAGGGCCAGATGCTCACGCTGGCCCGTGAGCACGGCACAGATGAAGGCTGACAGCGACACCAAGGGGAAAGGGAACGGGATAGGCGAGCAGGCCCAACTGCAGTGCCAGGtctcagagggaggagggagaactgCGCAccccaggtgggggcggggaggggggagggcaagTACAGCCCCGGGCTCTGCTGGCCTGGACAGCAGGGGAAAGcgggcagaggaggaggatggCAGGAGGGAACGCGGGGCTGGGAGGAAAGACTGGAGCGTACTGACGGCAGGCAGGGCCACCTAAAGCCAGCTGCACCCTTCCCTGTGGCTTCACTCACATTCTAGGTCACAGGTTCTACACGTCAGAGTCCTTCCTACAGAAACAAAACCTGTGTGCCCTCGTCAATATCTTACCTGGGCGGCAGGGCTGTGATTCAGCAGATCCAGGTAGGGGGCCAGTGCGCAGGTGTCCAGCTCCGCGGAAAAGCACTGCCTCCGCGCATGCGCCAGGTACACCGCTCTGGTGTTGACGGTGCCCCAGGCCCACAGGAAGGCGCTGTAGCTGAAGATGCTCTCCACAGCCTCGGTGAACAGAGGctgcagggaagagaaaaagtCTCTGGAGGACGTGAACAACTCCTGCACGCAGGTTCTCTGCTCCCTGGCCTTCGCTTTCAGAGGTCTGGGGAGGAGGTCCACCACCTCCGGCTCCAAACAAACAGGGCAGGTATAGGCCTTCGGTAAAATCTCCAGGTAAGACTTCCAGGGAGACCGATCCCCAGCATGCTTTTCTGCGACTAGGAAGGTGCACAGAGCCAGCAGAGGAGATGGAGGAGGCTGCCACCTTTTAAAATCGAAAGCCAGAGTGAAGAAGTTACTTTCACTGGAAGTTACAGACCTCCTCGTGGTTTGTTTGGCTCCCAGCGGGGCTGGGCCACTGTCGCTCCTCCTCGCCCACTTCCTTCGTGCGCCGGCGGGAGGGCCTTCCTTCTCCAGGCTTCCTCTCTGGAAAGCACCTGACCCAAGTCCTCTGAGCAAGTCACCCCATCGACAGGAGGACAATCTCACTACCTGAGTCCCGGCTTTGCTTGCAAGGGGCTCCTTTCTGCAGAACACCTCTGCTTCCAGCTTGGCTCTCCGCTGTTAAAGCTTTTGGTGGAAGTCACTTCTGTCACTTGGATGCTGCTATAAAacgtggtgggggtggggggccgatGGAAAGAATTTAGACCTGCCCCATCCACTGGGTACGTGTGGCTACTTCAATTTTAATCCTAACTTACCATCTCTACTACAATTATACACTGCAGTATTTTCATCTGTTCCCAAAAAGATCTCACGCTGCAAGAATGTATTTAGAAAGTTCACATTAATCCTTCAAAGCCCAGATTCCTACGTTCCCGTACAGTCTACTCAAAGTTTCAGAATGACACAGAAAACTAACACTAAGGGCATCCTTGCCTCTACTCAGGCCAGTACAGATGCGTCGGGCCTCCGGCAAGGCAAGGGGGGCGGGCACACCCAGAACTTGGCCTGGGTTAAAAGACAGTGCGATCTTCCAACCCTCACGATTTAGAAAACGCGTCTGCTGAGGATCTCATGCACTCCGTCCTCAGACAGTCCCCCGACGAAGGCCCACTGCAGCATGTGCCAGAAAACAGTTCTCCACTCCAACGCTGGCCTCCTCCCTCTAGGCCAAATAGAACTAACTCTTTCATGATGTCGACAGCTCTTCAGAGTTGAAAGAAAATTCAAGCAAATACCACAAGGGTAGAAACAAAAGAGTAATTAATGTTTGTCAAGCTCTACTGCGACAGAGAACAGGCCCCCACGAGCCAAGGGCCTCAGCCGCGGTGTCCCTCCATTACCCATTTAAGCTTTACTTTCTGACAGGTCAGGATGCAAGCCCACCTCCCAGGCAGCTGCTGAAAACCTTTGAAATGCAGTTTACAATGAGCTAAGACAAAGCTTCACTGAGCAGAGCAGACCTTCCGCATCACTGCAGGTGCCAGCTATGTGGAGGGGCTGGGTCCTCGTGTCCCCGTCTTAGGGGACAGATCTGCCAATGACACAGACGTGAAAGGAGAAGCGGGGCACCAGATGAGCGTGTGTGCGGTCACTTACTTAGCGACGTACGCCCCTAAGTAGCTCCTAATCACTGTGTCCGTGGTGAGCAGGCAACTCTCGGGCAACGACAGAATCACCTGTCCCTCCTTACCAAAAGAGAAAGTCAAGTTTAGCACGCCCATGCTCTGGGAACCACCTGTGAGCACGCGTCTCACCAAGTCCCCTTTCTGCCATCCTGTCCTCAGAGCCCAGAAAACCCAACCTCAGACCACCACAGGGCCCCCCAGCAGACTGAGCCTGTGCCCAAGTCAGCAGGTAGAGGTGAGGCTGCTCCCACGCAGGCCCTACGACTCCGATGGGAACGAAAGGTCAATGGTGGGACTGACACCCACCACCAGTCAACCTTTGACCAGAAAGGAAAGTGGAAACACTCGGACAACCCAAATCAAACTGTCCCTTCACTTTCTCAGGCCCAGAAATCGTGCTGCCTTCAGGAAACAGACAGAAGCCACCCAAACCCCCACCCGGTCACCCATGTCTGCAGTGGCTGGGCCAGGCCGTGgcctcctccccacacagccGGTGCCCTGGCTGAGGACAGGGCCTTGTTTTACCACCCCAAAGGGATAGTTTTTCAGTTCCTCCCACTGAGAtagaaacacaggaagaaaaattaagatgCCAGGTAACTGACACCAGGAACGAAGCACTAAGAAGCCAGATGTAAGGTCCTGCTTTTGTTATAACTGGCACCAAAGTTAAAAATTTCAGCCAAACGTTGTCTGGGCTCCGTGGCTGTTAAATCGAGATTAAGCTGGGTGATTGCTACCATCCCTTCCTGTACCGACAGCTGTGACTTTCTGATTTGTAAAGAACCACTTGATAAAACGTTCTGTATCTTGGGTAAATATCTTCATcatcaaaactcatcaaactggaTACTTAAAATCTGTGCATTTTGCCCtcgctagtgtggctcagtggattgagcaccagcctgtgaaccaaagggtcactggtttgattcccggtcagggcacaggcctgggttgtgggccaggttccccggtgcaggacacacgagaggcaaccacatattgatgtttctctccctctctttctccctccctcctctcccgtctaaaaaataaataaataaaatctttaaaatctgtGCATTTCACTATGTGTAAAGTACGTCTCAATTTCCAAAGTCTAACGAAAAAGTCTTATTTAAAAGTACGCATAGAGCAGCTGCCAATTATCATTTCACGATCTCAACTGAAATAACCCACCTTCACTGCTGCGTACGTGAGAGGTACATTTCTCCCCTCCCACATTCTGCTACAGAATGGATTACACCTCCATTCAAAAAGCAGCATTATACAATGTGAACCCACTTAACAGGAATGAGCTGCACActgaaaatggttaagatggtaagttttatgttatgtatgttttgccccaattaaaaatttaaaatagcataGCAGAATTATAACATTAAAAGTTACCATTCTCTACAATAAACATAAGTACATGGCTgggttttatataaatgaaattaagaaattaaaaataaggtaatttcaataaataaaaataattaaacatccAGACAACTGCAATCgaacaataattattaaaaataaaataaaatattttacactaaAAAAACACATGGATggcataaaaaaataatgacaaacaaATTAAGGCGTAATGTGCAGCTGCACAGGAAGGTGTGCACACGACCCAGCACGGGAAGAACTACAAGGGGCCTTGGGGCTCCCTTGTCATCCAGCTCCTCATCCTCCAGGGGAGGGAGCAGACGCCCAGGGGGTGAGGAGCGAGCTGGGGACCATCTGGAGACAGgatcccaggccccctccccctgcttgcTCCTTCTGCCCCCTCTACTGTGCCGGGTCTCTCTGATGagagcagctccctcccctggcaCATGGAAAATATGATCTGACTTATATAACGTGCCTGGCAGAAACTGCTGGCTGCCAACACCAACaagcctctgccctcctcactGCCAACGGGGCTGCGCACCTGGGCTGGCAGATGAGGTGAGGCTGGAACTTCCTTGGCGGGAGGAAGTCTGCCCTTCCTCACCCCCTTGCTAGGTCCTGCTGCTCCGGTTCCAGGCACTCCACGAAGGACCTGAGGGTGTCGGCCCCCTCGAAGGATGCGGGCAGAGAGCTGCAAAGAGCCTGGGCCACAGATGGCCATGGATCACCGCGCCAGCGGGCTGCCTACCCAGGCTTGTTCACACGAGGGCAAGAGAAACTTCTACTGTTTACACACTGTTACTGGGGGTTTGTCTCTTGTATGCAGCAAACTACATTCTAACTGACAGAATTGTGTCAAAATGTGTCTACTGGGTAAAAAAATGCCTGtacatctgaaatatttttaatccacTTGGTTTAAACCACAGTAACAAAGCAGCAACATCTCCACTGGGTTTCGAGGACAAGGGAAACTCTCACCTGCAGGGATGTTTTGCTCATCAGCCCTCTTCCCGTACCTAGGAACACAAAGAAGAGAAACGGTAAATCCTTTCAGCTCCCAGGGCTCAGAGACACCCTCCTGAATAAGAGACGGGAATGAACTTCAAAACCCCACAGAGCTGAAGCTGGGTGTCTCGTACCCTCTGACCCCCCGAGGACCCAGAAGCTCTCTGGAAAACGTCCTGACCTCCCTCTGGGTGTGTAACCCGGAAGGGCACAGTGAGCTGCAGAGTTGAGACCTAAGGATCACGGACTTTCTACCGATCTGCGGCTGGTCTCGTACAGGGACCTTTAAGTGGACCTCTCTCCTCTGGGGCCTTACCAGCCGGGGGGCGGGGCGCTACTCCTACTACCCACCAGACCTCAGAGGCCTCGTGCCACTTTTGCCAGACCCAGCTTTCCCCATAATGACTCGAGACCTCTTTGACTGACTGACCAGTAATGCCCAGTCAGGTCCCCCAAGCCTGTGGACTATACCCCTCCCCTCCTTGACCAGGCAACCCATGAGACTGGGTGCTGTCCTTAACTGGGCGAGGGCAGGCCCAGCGCCACCGGCCCCCTGCGAGCCAAGGCCTTGGCCAGAGCACTCACACTACAGggtccccaccaccacctccatggAAGGCTGTCCCTGCGTGCCCGCGGCACCCCCTGCAACGGTCAGATGGCCACTTCTCTGG contains the following coding sequences:
- the SETD4 gene encoding SET domain-containing protein 4 isoform X2, whose amino-acid sequence is MKKGRGRTSRMRRRKLFRSSESRGVNESYKPEFIELKKWLKDRKFEDTNLVPACFPGTGRGLMSKTSLQEGQVILSLPESCLLTTDTVIRSYLGAYVAKWQPPPSPLLALCTFLVAEKHAGDRSPWKSYLEILPKAYTCPVCLEPEVVDLLPRPLKAKAREQRTCVQELFTSSRDFFSSLQPLFTEAVESIFSYSAFLWAWGTVNTRAVYLAHARRQCFSAELDTCALAPYLDLLNHSPAAQVNAAFNEETRCYEIRTGSRWRPHEEVLICYGPHDNQRLLLEYGFVPPCNPHACVHVAQDVLVKYLPAADKQMDRKISILKDHDFTENLTFGWDGPSWRLLTALKLLCLRAEEFPRWKKVLLGESVSDTNEKTSLDVAQKICHHFVEETNAALQKVSHMKAEEVALVTQLTLVETLWTEELKVLQASAEILTRLRTASTERSQGPSLSSCGGGAS
- the SETD4 gene encoding SET domain-containing protein 4 isoform X1 — translated: MKKGRGRTSRMRRRKLFRSSESRGVNESYKPEFIELKKWLKDRKFEDTNLVPACFPGTGRGLMSKTSLQEGQVILSLPESCLLTTDTVIRSYLGAYVANSIQVTEVTSTKSFNSGEPSWKQRCSAERSPLQAKPGLRWQPPPSPLLALCTFLVAEKHAGDRSPWKSYLEILPKAYTCPVCLEPEVVDLLPRPLKAKAREQRTCVQELFTSSRDFFSSLQPLFTEAVESIFSYSAFLWAWGTVNTRAVYLAHARRQCFSAELDTCALAPYLDLLNHSPAAQVNAAFNEETRCYEIRTGSRWRPHEEVLICYGPHDNQRLLLEYGFVPPCNPHACVHVAQDVLVKYLPAADKQMDRKISILKDHDFTENLTFGWDGPSWRLLTALKLLCLRAEEFPRWKKVLLGESVSDTNEKTSLDVAQKICHHFVEETNAALQKVSHMKAEEVALVTQLTLVETLWTEELKVLQASAEILTRLRTASTERSQGPSLSSCGGGAS